Proteins encoded together in one Scheffersomyces stipitis CBS 6054 chromosome 5, complete sequence window:
- the BUD17 gene encoding protein involved in bud site selection (pyridoxine-pyridoxal-pyridoxamine kinase), which produces MSKSVLAVSSHVSHGYVGNRAMVFPLQYNGWDVDAINTTNYSNHPGYGSFAGKPTSSELVTDLFKGLKGIVDFNDTYDMVITGYTPNEEVLDIIYQQLLAVLNSDISRKKPQWIVDPVLGDNGRLYVSEKVIPIYKKILSSGFVTLITPNQFEFEILTETKITDWTSVRQAFRRAHELYKITNIVISSVLVDGQMFGVGYSAKAEEQHQIFSFPISQIHCHFNGCGDLFTALVANQFHENKYTLSPKVLGDVLVKLNLILERTYNEEIETKGVESVSEVKSLRIISSRDILLADHSEDIIDRVSYLK; this is translated from the coding sequence ATGTCAAAGTCGGTTTTGGCAGTGCTGTCGCACGTATCCCACGGCTATGTAGGCAATCGGGCCATGGTGTTTCCACTCCAGTACAATGGTTGGGATGTAGATGCTATAAACACCACCAACTATCTGAATCATCCAGGGTACGGTTCATTTGCAGGCAAACCCACGTCTTCCGAACTTGTCACGGATCTATTCAAGGGTCTCAAAGGAATTGTTGACTTTAATGATACCTATGATATGGTTATAACTGGTTATACCCCAAATGAGGAAGTATTGGATATCATCTACCAACAGCTACTCGCAGTGTTGAATTCTGacatttcaagaaagaagccACAGTGGATTGTAGACCCAGTGCTAGGCGACAACGGAAGACTATACGTTCTGGAAAAGGTGATACCAATTTACAAAAAGATTCTTTCGTCCGGATTTGTCACGCTCATAACCCCCAACCAGTTTGAGTTCGAGATTTTGACCGAAACCAAAATAACAGATTGGACGTCAGTCCGCCAGGCATTCCGTAGAGCCCATGAGCTCTACAAAATTACTAACATAGTAATTTCATCAGTTCTAGTAGATGGCCAAATGTTTGGGGTTGGCTACTCGGCAAAGGCCGAAGAACAGCATCAAATTTTTAGCTTTCCCATTTCTCAGATTCACTGTCATTTCAATGGCTGCGGAGACCTTTTCACTGCTCTTGTGGCCAACCAATTTCACGAGAACAAGTATACACTCTCTCCTAAAGTTTTGGGCGATGTCTTAGTCAAACTTAACCTTATCTTGGAACGTACTTACAACGAGGAAATAGAGACCAAGGGCGTGGAGTCTGTGTCGGAGGTGAAATCACTCCGTATCATCTCCCTGAGAGATATATTGTTGGCTGACCATAGCGAGGACATAATCGACAGAGTAAGCTACTTGAAGTAA
- the SED4 gene encoding protein involved in vesicle formation at the endoplasmic reticulum codes for MSLKETASIDVGFPIMGAKFFNNKTIIVAGGGGEGNNGIPNKITAIKCSFKVTDAKRRLQRFREITLPANEDSPQCLDTAPIVDDEENKFSIFVGCNQSSQLIKSMSINNNLRKYVYTAEEHLRFVDAAQLEEEIKGDANDYPKTIRLSPKNGVGCLMTSTVPSTIYIFNPDLLELKFKFRPTPDAEIKDFALSPNDDGKTLCYVTSSGIETISTSTSQPIASSAKNQKVDAELKKLILSKVRFIDDENVIVAASIRGGSGAVLLKYNLADQKITNKVVVSKKFKNIVAFDLSLSQNLVAVAGNDVTLTLIRLSDLSVIKTYPKLHAFAITSVTFSPNGSKLATGSAASTLHVFRIPQNFSRGKSTLGSLIQYLFTVLVVAAVAVLL; via the coding sequence ATGTCGCTCAAGGAAACTGCTTCCATCGACGTGGGCTTCCCCATCATGGGAGCcaagtttttcaacaacaaaacCATTATAGTGGCTGGTGGAGGAGGAGAGGGAAACAATGGTATTCCCAACAAGATCACTGCCATAAAATGCCTGTTCAAAGTGACCGACGCCAAACGCCGCTTGCAGAGATTCCGTGAAATCACATTGCCAGCCAATGAAGACTCGCCCCAATGTTTGGATACGGCGCCAATTGTCGACGATGAAGAGAATAAGTTCTCTATCTTTGTAGGATGTAACCAGCTGTCACAACTCATCAAGTCCATGagcatcaacaacaacttgagaaaGTATGTGTATACCGCAGAAGAACACTTACGATTTGTAGACGCTGCTCAGCTTGAAGAGGAAATCAAGGGCGACGCCAACGATTATCCCAAAACTATCAGATTATCGCCTAAAAATGGCGTTGGATGTTTAATGACTTCTACAGTGCCTTCGACTATCTATATTTTCAACCCagacttgttggaattgaagttcaaattTAGACCTACGCCTGATGCCGAAATCAAAGACTTTGCCTTAAGTCCCAACGACGATGGAAAGACACTTTGTTACGTCACTTCTAGTGGAATTGAGACTAtctctacttctacttctcAACCCATTGCTTCTTCGGCCAAAAACCAAAAGGTGGATGCTGAGTTGAAAAAGCTCATTTTGTCCAAAGTCCGTTTCATAGACGACGAAAACGTTATCGTTGCTGCCAGTATTCGCGGAGGCTCTGGTGCAGTACTTCTTAAGTATAATCTCGCAGACCAGAAGATCACCAACAAGGTCGTAGTGTcaaaaaagttcaaaaacATTGTAGCATTTGATCTTTCGCTTCTGCAGAACTTGGTGGCAGTAGCTGGCAATGACGTTACCTTGACGTTGATACGACTTTCGGATCTTTCTGTTATTAAGACCTACCCTAAATTGCATGCCTTTGCCATCACCAGTGTCACGTTCTCGCCCAATGGATCCAAACTCGCCACTGGCAGTGCAGCCAGTACTCTTCACGTGTTTAGAATCCCCCAAAACTTCAGCAGGGGTAAATCGACACTTGGTTCCTTGATCCAGTACCTCTTTACGGTCTTGGTTGTAGCTGCTGTAGCTGTTCTTTTA